The proteins below are encoded in one region of Vespula pensylvanica isolate Volc-1 chromosome 4, ASM1446617v1, whole genome shotgun sequence:
- the LOC122628531 gene encoding E3 ubiquitin-protein ligase SMURF2 isoform X1, protein MSNPGGSRRNGAMKIRLTILCARNLARKDLFRLPDPFAKITVDGSGQCHSTDTCKATLAPKWNQHYDLYIGKNDGITISVWNHRKIHKKQGGGFLGCVRILSNTIQRLKDTGYQRLDLCKAHSEDTDVVKGQIVVSLLSRDGHNGAVSNTVGHNAVVDVLGDLSCPTDLPDGWEERRTQSGRLYYINHYTRTTQWIRPNTRPSNAIIPTTPEPPPLPNSEPTSPSGSGSPPNVRTDSPTVLQGTPEWNGEGTSSRTPSRDSSAQNTPRNTPTQQQNRSQQSQQHIRNTPPSSAIRDRRPVRSTDEQNGNQNANGRIERSNNVQPRRPNRSNRNRNNAALSAERRNEPLQPMDLPRGYEMRKTQQGQVYFYHVPTGTSTWHDPRIPRDLPANELASELGPLPSGWEMRQTQSGRVYFVDHNNRTTQFTDPRLSSQIISNLLNRRQNNSTSNQVSGNPSNSPTTANESVAVDTPVSSVPQPSTNQQRPRIENGSNNNSPTLETSTPQTQTVSDLPKELMESELLPKYKRDLVAKLKCLRAELNALQPQSGHCRLEVSRNEIFEESYRLIMKMRPKDMRKRLMVKFRGEEGLDYGGVAREWLYLLSHEMLNPQYGLFQYSRDDNYTLQINPDSGINPEHLSYFHFAGRIIGIAVFHGHHIDGGFTTPFYKMLLNKAITLSDIEGVDPELHRSLTWMLENSIDGVLDATFSVEHSSFGVLKNHELKPGGKDIQVTEENKREYVRLYVNYRFMRGIEQQFLALQKGFHELIPPPLLRPFDERELELVIGGLGTIDINDWKLHTRLKHCTPDTPVVKWFWQIVESYGEEMRARLLQFVTGSSRVPLQGFKALQGSTGASGPRLFTIHAVDAPSENLPKAHTCFNRIDIPQSYPSYQKMLDKLTQAVEETCGFAVE, encoded by the exons ATGTCGAATCCCGGCGGTAGCAGGAGGAACGGGGCCATGAAGATTCGTTTGACGA tTTTATGTGCCCGTAATCTTGCCAGAAAAGATCTATTTC GCCTGCCCGATCCCTTTGCTAAAATAACCGTCGATGGTTCTGGTCAGTGTCACAGTACAGATACTTGCAAAGCTACATTAGCCCCTAAGTGGAATCAGCACTATGATct gtaCATTGGGAAAAATGATGGCATTACAATATCAGTGTGGAATCATAGAAAAATTCATAAGAAACAAGGTGGTGGTTTTCTAGGATGTGTGCGTATATTATCGAACACAATACAAAGATTGAAAGATACTGGGT ATCAACGTTTAGACCTTTGCAAAGCTCATTCCGAAGATACAGATGTTGTCAAAGGGCAAATAGTTGTGTCTTTGTTATCTAGAGATGGACATAATGGTGCTGTGAGTAACACAGTCGGCCATAACGCTGTAGTCGATGTTCTCGGTGATTTAAGTTGTCCAACTGACCTACCGGATGGatgggaagaaagaagaactcAAAGTGGacgattatattacattaatcaTTACACCAGAACGACGCAATGGATTCGTCCAAATACCCG GCCTAGCAATGCTATTATACCGACTACTCCAGAACCACCACCATTACCTAATTCAGAGCCTACTTCCCCCAGTGGCAGTGGTAGTCCACCGAATGTTAGGACAGATAGTCCTACCGTTCTACAAGGCACACCAGAATGGAATGGAGAAGGAACGTCTAGCAGAACGCCTAGTAGAGATAGTTCAGCTCAAAATACTCCTAGAAATACACCAACTCAACAACAAAATAGGAGTCAACAAAGTCAACAACACATAAGAAATACTCCACCGTCGTCTGCGATAAGAGATCGGCGACCTGTACGAAGCACTGATGAACAAAATGGAAATCAAAATGCGAACGGGCGTATAGAACGTTCTAATAATGTTCAACCACGAAGGCCTAATCGAAGcaacagaaacagaaataatGCAGCGCTCAGTGctgagagaagaaacgaacctCTTCAACCTATGGACTTACCACGAGGATATG aaatgagaaaaactCAACAAGgacaagtatatttttatcacgttCCAACTGGAACATCAACATGGCATGATCCCCGAATACCACGTGACTTACCAGCCAATGAATTAGCAAGTGAACTTGGGCCATTACCTAGTGGATGGGAAATGAGACAGACACAAAGCGGACGTGTATATTTTGTAGACCATAATAACAGAACAACACAATTTACAGATCCACGGCTCTCTAGCCAAATCATAAGTAATCTATTAAA tagGAGACAAAACAACAGCACAAGTAATCAGGTCTCTGGAAATCCTAGTAATTCACCTACAACGGCAAATGAATCAGTAGCAGTGGATACTCCTGTATCGTCTGTACCTCAACCTTCCACTAATCAACAAAGGCCAAGAATTGAAAATGGAAGCAATAATAATTCACCGACAT TGGAAACCTCAACACCGCAAACGCAGACTGTATCAGATTTGCCAAAAGAACTTATGGAGAGCGAACTTCTTCCAAAATACAAGCGAGATTTGGTAGCTAAATTAAAATGTCTAAGGGCAGAATTAAATGCACTTCAACCACAAAGTGGACACTGTAGATTGGAAGTAtcaagaaacgaaatatttgaG gAATCTTACAGACTGATTATGAAAATGCGTCCAAAAGACATGCGTAAAAGACTTATGGTTAAATttagaggagaagaaggtcTTGATTATGGCGGAGTAGCACGAGAATGGCTCTATTTGTTATCACATGAAATGTTAAATCCTCAGTATGGACTGTTTCAGTATTCAAGAGATGACAATTATACATTACAAATAAATCCAGATTCGGGGATAAATCCCGAACATTTATCATACTTTCATTTTGCCGGTAGAATCATAGGAATAGCAGTTTTTCATGGGCATCATATAGATGGTGGTTTTACCACTCCATTCTATAAGATGCTATTAAATAAAGCTATTACTCTCAGTGATATAGAAGGAGTTGATCCTGAATTGCATAGAAGTCTCACATGGATGTT AGAAAATAGCATAGATGGTGTCTTGGATGCTACATTTTCTGTTGAACATAGCAGTTTCGGAGTCTTGAAAAATCATGAGTTAAAACCTGGTGGGAAAGATATACAAGTCacggaagaaaataaaagggaataCGTTCgattatatgtaaattatcgatttatgcGCGGAATCGAACAACAATTTTTGGCATTACAAAAAGGCTTTCATGAGTTGATTCCTCCGCCATTATTAAGGCCATTCGACGAACGCGAATTGGAATTAGTTATTGGAGGTTTAGGTACTATTGACATAAACGACTGGAAACTACATACAAGGTTAAAACATTGTACACCCGACACACCTGTAGTAAAATGGTTTTGGCAAATAGTTGAATCTTATGGAGAAGAAATGAGAGCAAGATTGCTTCAATTTGTTACTGGCAGTTCGAGAGTTCCATTACAAGGATTTAAGGCTTTACAAG GCTCAACAGGAGCTTCAGGTCCACGCCTCTTCACAATTCATGCTGTAGATGCACCTAGTGAAAATTTGCCAAAAGCACATACTTGTTTTAATAGGATAGATATTCCACAAAGCTATCCAAGTTATCAGAAAATGTTGGATAAACTTACACAAGCTGTTGAAGAAACTTGTGGATTTGCTGTTGAGTAA
- the LOC122628553 gene encoding uncharacterized protein LOC122628553, with protein MANFTRLSIIKFIELILVCILIGLHYHSFNGGNQHTAMITMGTFGGYLIILVGLFAGNIMGTPVNRRVDLFFSLVGCVLFIITGALNIQYFDELAYKSSFRDIGLTKGSISIIQGALFLIDSFLTFRGEA; from the exons ATGGCCAACTTTACAAGGCTTTCAATCATAAAGTTCATTGAACTT ATCTTGGTATGTATCCTTATCGGATTGCATTACCATTCCTTTAATGGGGGGAATCAGCATACAGCGATGATCACAATGGGTACCTTTGGTGGATACCTCATTATTCTAGTCGGCTTATTTGCTGGCAATATAATGGGTACTCCAGTTAACCGTCGTGTG gatcttttcttctcattgGTTGGTTGCgtattattcataattactGGCGCCTTGAATATCCAATACTTCGATGAACTTGCATATAAATCCTCTTTTCGTGACATAGGCTTAACAAAAGGATCCATTAGTATCATTCAAGGTGCACTTTTCCTCATCGATTCTTTCCTCACGTTTAGAGGGGAAGcttaa
- the LOC122628531 gene encoding E3 ubiquitin-protein ligase SMURF2 isoform X2, translated as MELLCARNLARKDLFRLPDPFAKITVDGSGQCHSTDTCKATLAPKWNQHYDLYIGKNDGITISVWNHRKIHKKQGGGFLGCVRILSNTIQRLKDTGYQRLDLCKAHSEDTDVVKGQIVVSLLSRDGHNGAVSNTVGHNAVVDVLGDLSCPTDLPDGWEERRTQSGRLYYINHYTRTTQWIRPNTRPSNAIIPTTPEPPPLPNSEPTSPSGSGSPPNVRTDSPTVLQGTPEWNGEGTSSRTPSRDSSAQNTPRNTPTQQQNRSQQSQQHIRNTPPSSAIRDRRPVRSTDEQNGNQNANGRIERSNNVQPRRPNRSNRNRNNAALSAERRNEPLQPMDLPRGYEMRKTQQGQVYFYHVPTGTSTWHDPRIPRDLPANELASELGPLPSGWEMRQTQSGRVYFVDHNNRTTQFTDPRLSSQIISNLLNRRQNNSTSNQVSGNPSNSPTTANESVAVDTPVSSVPQPSTNQQRPRIENGSNNNSPTLETSTPQTQTVSDLPKELMESELLPKYKRDLVAKLKCLRAELNALQPQSGHCRLEVSRNEIFEESYRLIMKMRPKDMRKRLMVKFRGEEGLDYGGVAREWLYLLSHEMLNPQYGLFQYSRDDNYTLQINPDSGINPEHLSYFHFAGRIIGIAVFHGHHIDGGFTTPFYKMLLNKAITLSDIEGVDPELHRSLTWMLENSIDGVLDATFSVEHSSFGVLKNHELKPGGKDIQVTEENKREYVRLYVNYRFMRGIEQQFLALQKGFHELIPPPLLRPFDERELELVIGGLGTIDINDWKLHTRLKHCTPDTPVVKWFWQIVESYGEEMRARLLQFVTGSSRVPLQGFKALQGSTGASGPRLFTIHAVDAPSENLPKAHTCFNRIDIPQSYPSYQKMLDKLTQAVEETCGFAVE; from the exons ATGGAAC tTTTATGTGCCCGTAATCTTGCCAGAAAAGATCTATTTC GCCTGCCCGATCCCTTTGCTAAAATAACCGTCGATGGTTCTGGTCAGTGTCACAGTACAGATACTTGCAAAGCTACATTAGCCCCTAAGTGGAATCAGCACTATGATct gtaCATTGGGAAAAATGATGGCATTACAATATCAGTGTGGAATCATAGAAAAATTCATAAGAAACAAGGTGGTGGTTTTCTAGGATGTGTGCGTATATTATCGAACACAATACAAAGATTGAAAGATACTGGGT ATCAACGTTTAGACCTTTGCAAAGCTCATTCCGAAGATACAGATGTTGTCAAAGGGCAAATAGTTGTGTCTTTGTTATCTAGAGATGGACATAATGGTGCTGTGAGTAACACAGTCGGCCATAACGCTGTAGTCGATGTTCTCGGTGATTTAAGTTGTCCAACTGACCTACCGGATGGatgggaagaaagaagaactcAAAGTGGacgattatattacattaatcaTTACACCAGAACGACGCAATGGATTCGTCCAAATACCCG GCCTAGCAATGCTATTATACCGACTACTCCAGAACCACCACCATTACCTAATTCAGAGCCTACTTCCCCCAGTGGCAGTGGTAGTCCACCGAATGTTAGGACAGATAGTCCTACCGTTCTACAAGGCACACCAGAATGGAATGGAGAAGGAACGTCTAGCAGAACGCCTAGTAGAGATAGTTCAGCTCAAAATACTCCTAGAAATACACCAACTCAACAACAAAATAGGAGTCAACAAAGTCAACAACACATAAGAAATACTCCACCGTCGTCTGCGATAAGAGATCGGCGACCTGTACGAAGCACTGATGAACAAAATGGAAATCAAAATGCGAACGGGCGTATAGAACGTTCTAATAATGTTCAACCACGAAGGCCTAATCGAAGcaacagaaacagaaataatGCAGCGCTCAGTGctgagagaagaaacgaacctCTTCAACCTATGGACTTACCACGAGGATATG aaatgagaaaaactCAACAAGgacaagtatatttttatcacgttCCAACTGGAACATCAACATGGCATGATCCCCGAATACCACGTGACTTACCAGCCAATGAATTAGCAAGTGAACTTGGGCCATTACCTAGTGGATGGGAAATGAGACAGACACAAAGCGGACGTGTATATTTTGTAGACCATAATAACAGAACAACACAATTTACAGATCCACGGCTCTCTAGCCAAATCATAAGTAATCTATTAAA tagGAGACAAAACAACAGCACAAGTAATCAGGTCTCTGGAAATCCTAGTAATTCACCTACAACGGCAAATGAATCAGTAGCAGTGGATACTCCTGTATCGTCTGTACCTCAACCTTCCACTAATCAACAAAGGCCAAGAATTGAAAATGGAAGCAATAATAATTCACCGACAT TGGAAACCTCAACACCGCAAACGCAGACTGTATCAGATTTGCCAAAAGAACTTATGGAGAGCGAACTTCTTCCAAAATACAAGCGAGATTTGGTAGCTAAATTAAAATGTCTAAGGGCAGAATTAAATGCACTTCAACCACAAAGTGGACACTGTAGATTGGAAGTAtcaagaaacgaaatatttgaG gAATCTTACAGACTGATTATGAAAATGCGTCCAAAAGACATGCGTAAAAGACTTATGGTTAAATttagaggagaagaaggtcTTGATTATGGCGGAGTAGCACGAGAATGGCTCTATTTGTTATCACATGAAATGTTAAATCCTCAGTATGGACTGTTTCAGTATTCAAGAGATGACAATTATACATTACAAATAAATCCAGATTCGGGGATAAATCCCGAACATTTATCATACTTTCATTTTGCCGGTAGAATCATAGGAATAGCAGTTTTTCATGGGCATCATATAGATGGTGGTTTTACCACTCCATTCTATAAGATGCTATTAAATAAAGCTATTACTCTCAGTGATATAGAAGGAGTTGATCCTGAATTGCATAGAAGTCTCACATGGATGTT AGAAAATAGCATAGATGGTGTCTTGGATGCTACATTTTCTGTTGAACATAGCAGTTTCGGAGTCTTGAAAAATCATGAGTTAAAACCTGGTGGGAAAGATATACAAGTCacggaagaaaataaaagggaataCGTTCgattatatgtaaattatcgatttatgcGCGGAATCGAACAACAATTTTTGGCATTACAAAAAGGCTTTCATGAGTTGATTCCTCCGCCATTATTAAGGCCATTCGACGAACGCGAATTGGAATTAGTTATTGGAGGTTTAGGTACTATTGACATAAACGACTGGAAACTACATACAAGGTTAAAACATTGTACACCCGACACACCTGTAGTAAAATGGTTTTGGCAAATAGTTGAATCTTATGGAGAAGAAATGAGAGCAAGATTGCTTCAATTTGTTACTGGCAGTTCGAGAGTTCCATTACAAGGATTTAAGGCTTTACAAG GCTCAACAGGAGCTTCAGGTCCACGCCTCTTCACAATTCATGCTGTAGATGCACCTAGTGAAAATTTGCCAAAAGCACATACTTGTTTTAATAGGATAGATATTCCACAAAGCTATCCAAGTTATCAGAAAATGTTGGATAAACTTACACAAGCTGTTGAAGAAACTTGTGGATTTGCTGTTGAGTAA